The genome window CACTAAATCGGGTGCAGCGATTTCCCACACCTCGGCGCCCGGCACCGCCGACCGCAACGAGCGTCCGTACGAACCGCTGGCGACGGTCGCAGACGTCGCGACGACGCCGATACGGCGATGACCGGCCCGCTGCACGGCGGTGGCGGCAGAATCGATCAAATCGAGAACCGGAGCGCTGGTCGACGGCCAGCCATAGCGCTCGGCGATCGCGCACGACGTATTGCAGCCCATGACGATCGCACGTACGCCCTGGGCGTCGAGCCAGGCGACGTTCTCGCGCAGCAAGCCGTGCAGCTCGTCGGGGTCGCGACCGCCATATGGTACGTGCGCTTGATCGGCAAAAAACAAGAGATCCACCGCGGGCAAACGTTCGCGCACCCGGCGCACGACTGTGAGTCCGCCGAGGCCCGAATCGAAAATTCCAATCACTGCGAAGGCGTCATCGCCGCCCGTGCCGGTGCCGGATACTGCTGATTGTACTTCTCGATGCCGTCAGCAATCGATTGCGCGATCTTCTGCCGCCACGCCGGCGAGGAGAGTAACGCGAAGTCGCTCGGGTTCGAAAGAAATGCCGTCTCGACCAACACTGCCGGCATCACGGCGTGCAGCGTCACATATAAGTGCCCCTTGACGACCCCGTCGTCTTTTGTGCCGTCGCCGATGAGTTGGTGTTCGATCGCGTTGCCCAACGGAACGTCCATCGGCTTAGAAATGTAGACGGTGGTGCCGTACGGTCCGGAGTTAATGAAGCTGTTGGAGTGAATGCTCACGAACATGCGCGCGCCGGCTCGATTAGCGACGTCGTCGCGCGCCTGCAGTTCGTCGTGCGCGCTGTCGTTGGGCTGATACACGTCGACGTCGCGTTCGTGCGTCATGCGAACTTGCCAGCCGCGCGCGACCAAAATGTCGCGCAGCCGCCGCGAGACGTCAAGATTGACGACGGCTTCGTCAAGACCGTTGCGCGCGGCGCCGCGATCGCTGCCGCCGTGGCCCGGATCGATGACGATCAGCCGCGGATTGAGCGCGGCGTAACCGCTGTGCGTCGGGCCGAACTTCCAGCCAGAACTGTCGTCGGACGAGCCGGTTTGGTCGGCTGGCGCCGGCGTCACTTGCGCGACGGCTTCGGTCGAAGAAACGGTCGTACCGATGCTTCCGGCCCCCGCGCGCGGCGCGTCGGCCACGTCGTCGTTACCGACCGAAATCGTCACGCCGGTTTGCGTCGGCGACACCAGCAGCGATTTCGGCCCGGTGAGCGATAAGGCAACGCGCACGGTGCCGGGCGCAACCTGCCGCACGCGCAACGAACCGATCGGCGCCGGCTCGTTCTGTGTGATCGGAGTTCCTTGCAATTGCGCACCGACGATGTCGATCCAAAAGCGATTATCCGGCTCCCGTAAACGGTGCCATTCGTACGACGCGTTTCCCGATACCGCGACCGACACCGTGAATGACCCGCCGTCGCCGGCCACCGAAACCCCGGTAACGACCGTCGCGCCGTTTGCCGGAGGCGACTGGGTCTGCGGCGCCGTTTCGGCGGGCGGCGGCGCCTGCGCCGTCTGGTTGGACGACGCCGCTAGGCCGGGTCCGAACGCGATCGTCACGTCACGCGTGCCGGTGCTACGCGGCGAGTCGTGCCCGGTTCCGTCGACCATCGAAACGGTAACCAGCGTTTTCGGATCGCGGGCCGTTCCCGACTGCGCGATCTGTAAACTTTGCACGCCGCCGGCCTCGACATTTCGCGTGCCGATCAGGGTCGTGCCGACCCCGTCGAATTCGTACGTCACCGTACCGCGATTCGATTGCACGATTCGCGGACGCAGCATCGCGCCGCCGTGCGCGACGATCTCCACGCGATCGCCGGCCGGGCGCACATCGATGGCGTCCAGCTGCGGCTGAAGAATCGCTGTATTGCCATCGTTGCGCCAGGCCAGATCGAGCGAAGCGATCACCGCATCGAACGGCAAGTAGACCTCGCCATTCTGCAGGTAGGGAGCGAACGGAGCCTGCAACGCGATCGAGCCGAGGTCGTAGCGCGGATCGCCGAGCGCGAAGGTCGCGACCGCGGGAGCGGCCGTCGTCAACAACACGTAACGTTCGCCCTGCTTCCACGTCATGCTCGCACCATCGGTCCGCAGCAGCGCGCGAAACGCGGGATCGTCGATGCCGACGGCAAGCGAGCCGTTGGCATTCGACACGTGCGTAAACGTCAGGGTCTGATGTTGAAAGACCGCTCGCACGGGAGCGTCCGCTCGCGTCGCAGCAAACGCCGCGGCGAACAACAGGCATGCCGGAAGCGCAAATTTACCAATCGGAGCGGTGCAGCGGCTGATCCAGCTCAACGTGACCTCCTGGTAGTGTTGGAAGGGTCGCGCCGTCGATCGTTATCTTCACGGCGTCGATACCGGGTACGCCGGTCAACGTGTAGACGAGCGCTTTGAACTCTCCGTCTTCGCCGAAACTTCCGCCGGCCTGACGCGTGATCTCGCGCGACAAATCGACGGTAGCCGTGGAGCCTCGGACGGTTACGCCTTGCACTCGCGTTCCCGGCGGGAAACGGATCGCCTCAGTTCCACCCGGCGGGCCCGCCAGGGCCGACACCGCGGCGTACAGTGCAACGTCGTGCAGATGTTCGGTCGCGCTCTCGCCGGTTGCCGGCGGGCGTTGCGAAACGGTAAATGTGCCCATCGACGTTCCATCCATCTTCGTGTAGTACACGGAAACAGTGCCACCGGGCGGGTGAGAATGCGATAAAATTTCGTAACCGGCGATGACGGCCACCAAGGCCAAGACGACGAGCAAAGCAACGATACGTCCGGCGTTCCGGTTCGGCGCAGCCTGGGCGCTGCGACGTCTTACGGGCGGTTCCACCGCCGTATCATACCATATACGTTTTTGGCGGGTCGTCGAGCTGTAGTATCGGACGACGGATCGAGAAATCGTCGAGCCCGCCCGGCAACGCCGACTCGGTAGCACTGCGCGCCAACACGCGGCCGATGACCGATGCAAACTTGAATGCATGCCCGGCTCCGATTGCGACGCTGACCTGCGGATGGTTCGGCAAGCGATCGATGATAAAGTCGCGATCCGGCGTCAACGTATACAGACACGTCTTGATGATGCGCGTCGCGCCGGCAGCCGGCAGATGCCGATCGACGAACGCGCGGACGCGCGCCGTGATGGCCGGATCCTCGTCGAACGTCCGCGTGTCGGGATCGACGCAGCGCCCGCCTGCGTCCTGGGTGATCTTGATCGCTCCGGATTCGCCAAAGACCGGAAATCCATAGAACGACGGGGAGTCCATCCAAATCCAAATCGGAAAACGCCCGATCGCAAACGCATCCGGGCGTTCCAACGAAAAATACATCGCCTGTTCTTTGGTGACGTCGAGCGGAACGCGGCAACCCAGCTGCTGGAGCAGCGGCGCGCTCCATGGTCCGGCAGCGACGATCAGCCGCCCCGCGCGATACTCCATGCCGCCGGCGCGTACCACGACTTCGCCGCCGCCACAATCTACCGCGTCGACCGGCGTACGTTCGAGAAGCTGAGCGCCGTATTCCAGCGCCATGCGCTGGTGCGCCGCCGTCGCGCGCTCCGCCGCGACGATCCCACCGTCGGCTTGAAAGAGCGCCTCGATGTCGCCGTCGATTCGAAACTGCGGCCAGCGGCGCCGGATCTCCGCCGCGTCTATTCGCTCGTACGGTACGCCTTCGGATCGCATTGCCGCGGCATAGCCGTCGAGCGGAATCGCACCGTTTCGAGGTCCGATATCGAGCCCGCCGGTGCGATAGATGATTGCCTCACCGCTGTCCCGCTCGACTTCAGACCAGGCCGCATACGCCAATTTTGCCAAGCGCACGTATGCCGGCGTAACGTACGACAAGCGAATGATGCGCGAATGATCGTGCGATTCGCCCCGGGCATGCCCGAACTCGAACTGCTCGAATCCGGCGACCCGCGCGCCCGATTTGGCGAGCCAGTACGCGGCACCGCTACCGATGCCGCCGAGCCCGAGTACGATAGCATCGAACTCGTTGGTCACGCGCCGGTCTCCGCATCGACGTCGACCGCGTTGCTGCCGAGGCGACGCTCGATATAGCGCCGGATGTCTAAACTGTAATCTTCCATCGGCGCGTAGTATCCGTAGCGGAAGGCGTGCGACTGCATTCCGGCTTGCACCCCGGCGCATACCGCCCAATCTTGCCGGTTAACCAAGTCCCAAAAATCGGCCGCATCGCCCGGATCGAATCCCGCCCGGGCCATTTCGCTTGGATGAAACAAAACGTCGCACACGATGTCGGTGCGACCTGGCGACACCGGCCACAACGTAAAGGCCGCTGCGTGATCGGCCGACAGGCTCAACATAAAGTTCGGGTAGACGAGTTCGCCCTTATGGCGCTCTCGCTCGTCCTGGTCGAGCCCGTCGAACGGACGGCGGTCGCTGATCCCGGTTGCACTAAACGTCCACGCGCCCGGGCGGTGCTCGATGCCGCGCTCCCAATCGAGACCGCTGCCACCACGCCGTTTGAACGCCGGAACGATCCGGCACAGCTCCGGGTGCACTCCGGCGCAGTGGTAACACTCGTTGTAGTTTTCCAGCAATACTTTCCAGTTGGCGTCGACCGTGTAACGAAACGAACGCGCCACGCGTAATGCGTCCAATGGATAATTTGCGACACGCTGCGGCGCGCCGGAAAGTTGCTCGAGCAGCGTCTGGCGCGCGCTGTTCGCGCCGAGGTTGACGAATGCGAACCCCGCCCAACAATCGATGGCGACGGAGTGCAGGTGGCGAGCCTCATCCGGCAGCGCATCGTCCTCGAGGAACGGCGCCGACAGCAGCCGCCCGTCGGCATCGTAGGCCCAGCCGTGATACGGACAGCGAATGGCGCCGCGCAACGTTCCGCTGTCGCACAGCAGCCGGCTCCCGCGATGCCGGCACACATTGAGATGCGCGAAGAGACCGCGCTCGGAACGAATGACGATGACGCTTTCACCGGCGACGTCGATCGTTTCGTAGGCGCCGGGGCAGTCGAATCGTTCCGCGCGGCCGATGCAGAACCACTCGGTCCAAAAGATCGCGCGGCGCTCGCGCTCGAAGTACACGTCGTCGACGTAGGCACGTCGCGGAAGCGACGTTTGCAAGGCCGATTCGGCCGGCGGCGCTGTCCGCTCTCGTTCGGTCAAGTTCCGCGCCTCCCGAAGGTTTTAGCAGTTTTCGAACTGCATCGCTTAACAAATCGACGCTTCGGAGGGGCTTCCGTCAAACGAGCTGAAGTCCTCGACAAACGTCGCCGTTCGCCCTGCGAGGAGGCTGTCGTGGAAACGTTTGCAAAGCCGGCCAACGTTGCCGGAGCGATGACTTTGGACGCGTCTTGGTACGTTTCGCCGGAGGTCTACGAACGCGAAAAGCAGACCGTTTTCGGACGACAGTGGCTGTGCGTCGGCCGCGACGAACACATCGCCGCAACCGGCGATTTCGTGACGGTTCCGGTTGGCAACGACGAACTGATCGTCACCCGCGACCGAGACGGCCAACTGCATGCCCTCTACAACGTGTGCCGCCACCGCGGCACGCGCATGTGCGAGTCGGCGTCGGGCCGATTCTTAGGTTCGATTCAGTGCCCGTACCATGCGTGGACCTATGGACTCGACGGCTCGCTCCTGGCCGCTCGCAACATGGCCGACGTCGAAGGATTCGATCGCCGCGATTATCCGCTACGCAAAGCCGCGCTTGAGGTATGGCAAGGCTTCATCTTCATCAACCTCGCGCCCGATCCCGAGCCGTTCGATCGCGCGCTGGCCGGACTCGCTGGACGATTCGATCGTTGGCAAATTCAAGCGCTGCGTACGGCGCGCACGATCGAGTACGAAGTCAACTGCAATTGGAAGCTGATCTTTCAAAACTATTCCGAGTGTTACCACTGTCCGCTGGTGCATCCGGAGCTCGATAAGCTATCGCCGTCCGACAGCGGCCGCAACGATCTAACCCAAGGGCTTGTGCTCGGCGGGTATTCGGAGTTGCGCGCGCACGGCGCCAGCCTCACGACGACGGGACATACGAATCGAGCCCCGGTTGGAGCGGTCTCCGGCGACGATCTCGACCGCGTGTATTACTACACGATCTTTCCCTCGCTGCTGCTGAGCTTACATCCGGACTACGTGATGGTGCACTACGTGCGGCCTCTGGCAATCGACCGGACGCACATTTCGTGCGCGTGGATGTTCGATCCGCAGGCGATGGACACGTGCCATTTTGACGCGCGCGACGCGGTCGATTTTTGGGATTTGACCAACCGCCAGGATTGGCACGTCAGCGAGCTCACGCAAAAGGGTTTGCGCTCGAGTGCCTACCTGCCGGGTCCGTATTCGAACGCCGAGGGGTTACTGGCCGCCTTCGACCGCCAGTATCTGGCAATCGTTCAAGCGCCATGAAGCGCGCGCTCGTTACGCTACTGGCAATCGTATCGATCGCATGGCCATCCGTCTCGATCGCCGGCACCACCGGCGGCCTTAGCGGAATCGTCACCCAAGCCGGAACCACGTCGCCGATCGCCGGAGCTCGCGTGACGGTGACCAGTCCGTCGCAGATCGCGACGGCGACCACCGACGCGTCAGGGCGCTTTCAATTCGTTTCGCTAGCGCCCGACGAGTACGTCGCGACGATCGAGAAGACGGGTTTCGAACCGGCATCCTATCCAGGAATTGCGGTGTTCGCCGACGCCCAGCAAACGCTGGCGTTCTCCTTGCGAAAAACCTTACAAACGATCGCGCACGTCGCATCACGCAACGCATCCAACCTGGTGCGTCCGGGCACGACTGCCGATATCTATTCGGTCGGAGCGCAACAGCAAGAACGCTTGAGCGCGCTCGGCGGCGGCGGCAATCTCAACAGCGCATACTCGGCGATCGCCAGCGTTCCCGGCGCGTACGTTCCAGCCAATCAGAACGGATATAATCAAGCCGTTCACGTGCGCGGCGGCGACGCGTACGAGGTCGGTTACGAGTTCGACGGCATTCCCGTCAACCGCGCGTTCGACAACTATCCGTCATCGTCGCTCTCATCGCTCGGCCAGCTAGAACTGCAAGTATACACCGGCGCCACGCCCTCCAATGCCGAAGCGCAAGGCTTGGCCGGGTTCATCAATCAGGTAATCAAAACCGGAACGTTTCCGGGCTACGCCAGCATTAATCCGAGCATCGGTACGCCGGCCTTCTACCATAGTTTGAACGTCGAAGCGGGCGGCTCGACGCCCGACCGGCTTTTTTCGTATTACGTCGGCATCGGCGGTTACAACCAAGAACACCGTTACGTCGATCAGTTCGGAGGCGCCGCCTACACCGACGAGTTCGGCCAGCAGCTGGGCCGTTGCCCGCCGACACCGGACCCATCGTTGCCGTCGTGTTACACCAACGGCCAGCCGAACGTCGGCACGAACGGCCGTCCGGGCTGGATCCTCGGACCCATCGGCTTCGGAACCGCCGACGCTTCGAATATCGCTACACGAACGTCGATCGTCAACCTGCACGTCGGCATACCGCATCGCAACGACGGCTTACGCGACGACGTCCAGTTGCTGTACGACAACGACGAAATCTTCACCACGTTCTTCAGTTCGGTAAACGACGAAGGGTTGGCCAACTACCAGGCAACGGTTCCGCCGGCGCCCGGGCAGAGCAGCGGGTTTCCGCCGTACTATCTCGACAGCTTTCAGTATAACGGGCAACTCGGAGGGTTGCTCCCGACCAACTATCGCTCGCTGGTCGCACCATATTACTACCCGTCGTCCCCGGCGCATTCGCTGTTTGCGCCAATCCCGGGCGGCGAGAACCAGCGCGACCGCGGATACAACGGCCAAGCGATCGTGAAGCTCCAATACCAAAAGAACTTTAGTTCGAGTGCGTTCTTACGCCTGTACGGTTACACGTACTACTCCGATTGGA of Candidatus Tumulicola sp. contains these proteins:
- a CDS encoding aromatic ring-hydroxylating dioxygenase subunit alpha, which gives rise to MTERERTAPPAESALQTSLPRRAYVDDVYFERERRAIFWTEWFCIGRAERFDCPGAYETIDVAGESVIVIRSERGLFAHLNVCRHRGSRLLCDSGTLRGAIRCPYHGWAYDADGRLLSAPFLEDDALPDEARHLHSVAIDCWAGFAFVNLGANSARQTLLEQLSGAPQRVANYPLDALRVARSFRYTVDANWKVLLENYNECYHCAGVHPELCRIVPAFKRRGGSGLDWERGIEHRPGAWTFSATGISDRRPFDGLDQDERERHKGELVYPNFMLSLSADHAAAFTLWPVSPGRTDIVCDVLFHPSEMARAGFDPGDAADFWDLVNRQDWAVCAGVQAGMQSHAFRYGYYAPMEDYSLDIRRYIERRLGSNAVDVDAETGA
- the murI gene encoding glutamate racemase, whose product is MIGIFDSGLGGLTVVRRVRERLPAVDLLFFADQAHVPYGGRDPDELHGLLRENVAWLDAQGVRAIVMGCNTSCAIAERYGWPSTSAPVLDLIDSAATAVQRAGHRRIGVVATSATVASGSYGRSLRSAVPGAEVWEIAAPDLVPLVEAGESGARARAAVDAVCAKLPNELDAVVYGCTHYPMLSQHFRRALSGIALIDPAEMQAERAAAIVAELEPSAERGTTRYVTNGDPRVLAANVTRILGESAPNVRAEIPASNALRGTLRKTGSS
- a CDS encoding aromatic ring-hydroxylating dioxygenase subunit alpha, which gives rise to METFAKPANVAGAMTLDASWYVSPEVYEREKQTVFGRQWLCVGRDEHIAATGDFVTVPVGNDELIVTRDRDGQLHALYNVCRHRGTRMCESASGRFLGSIQCPYHAWTYGLDGSLLAARNMADVEGFDRRDYPLRKAALEVWQGFIFINLAPDPEPFDRALAGLAGRFDRWQIQALRTARTIEYEVNCNWKLIFQNYSECYHCPLVHPELDKLSPSDSGRNDLTQGLVLGGYSELRAHGASLTTTGHTNRAPVGAVSGDDLDRVYYYTIFPSLLLSLHPDYVMVHYVRPLAIDRTHISCAWMFDPQAMDTCHFDARDAVDFWDLTNRQDWHVSELTQKGLRSSAYLPGPYSNAEGLLAAFDRQYLAIVQAP
- the solA gene encoding N-methyl-L-tryptophan oxidase; this encodes MTNEFDAIVLGLGGIGSGAAYWLAKSGARVAGFEQFEFGHARGESHDHSRIIRLSYVTPAYVRLAKLAYAAWSEVERDSGEAIIYRTGGLDIGPRNGAIPLDGYAAAMRSEGVPYERIDAAEIRRRWPQFRIDGDIEALFQADGGIVAAERATAAHQRMALEYGAQLLERTPVDAVDCGGGEVVVRAGGMEYRAGRLIVAAGPWSAPLLQQLGCRVPLDVTKEQAMYFSLERPDAFAIGRFPIWIWMDSPSFYGFPVFGESGAIKITQDAGGRCVDPDTRTFDEDPAITARVRAFVDRHLPAAGATRIIKTCLYTLTPDRDFIIDRLPNHPQVSVAIGAGHAFKFASVIGRVLARSATESALPGGLDDFSIRRPILQLDDPPKTYMV
- a CDS encoding N-acetylmuramoyl-L-alanine amidase; the protein is MSWISRCTAPIGKFALPACLLFAAAFAATRADAPVRAVFQHQTLTFTHVSNANGSLAVGIDDPAFRALLRTDGASMTWKQGERYVLLTTAAPAVATFALGDPRYDLGSIALQAPFAPYLQNGEVYLPFDAVIASLDLAWRNDGNTAILQPQLDAIDVRPAGDRVEIVAHGGAMLRPRIVQSNRGTVTYEFDGVGTTLIGTRNVEAGGVQSLQIAQSGTARDPKTLVTVSMVDGTGHDSPRSTGTRDVTIAFGPGLAASSNQTAQAPPPAETAPQTQSPPANGATVVTGVSVAGDGGSFTVSVAVSGNASYEWHRLREPDNRFWIDIVGAQLQGTPITQNEPAPIGSLRVRQVAPGTVRVALSLTGPKSLLVSPTQTGVTISVGNDDVADAPRAGAGSIGTTVSSTEAVAQVTPAPADQTGSSDDSSGWKFGPTHSGYAALNPRLIVIDPGHGGSDRGAARNGLDEAVVNLDVSRRLRDILVARGWQVRMTHERDVDVYQPNDSAHDELQARDDVANRAGARMFVSIHSNSFINSGPYGTTVYISKPMDVPLGNAIEHQLIGDGTKDDGVVKGHLYVTLHAVMPAVLVETAFLSNPSDFALLSSPAWRQKIAQSIADGIEKYNQQYPAPARAAMTPSQ
- a CDS encoding GerMN domain-containing protein codes for the protein MLVVLALVAVIAGYEILSHSHPPGGTVSVYYTKMDGTSMGTFTVSQRPPATGESATEHLHDVALYAAVSALAGPPGGTEAIRFPPGTRVQGVTVRGSTATVDLSREITRQAGGSFGEDGEFKALVYTLTGVPGIDAVKITIDGATLPTLPGGHVELDQPLHRSDW